In the Verrucomicrobiia bacterium genome, one interval contains:
- a CDS encoding ankyrin repeat domain-containing protein, whose amino-acid sequence MNSLTATALIGWLACSSLLAAGPGTEGAALFQAIREGDSAAVRKLLKAGVDLRSRNDTGDTPLMIAALYADAAILELLLTAGADVNVTNAAGATPLMRAATFQDKARRLVEAGADAGARSAMGNTALILAARQHGNAATVKLLLDRGADPNATNAFGASALLAAVAAEDLEVTRLLLDHGADVNAVPAMSEDGFLWGGARTALGWAAFRGHEPLVRLLLERGARVDDLAIAGSALTQAGWAGHAGVARFLLDAGAPVDQRDLIANYTPLHWAASSEHASTALVELLLARGADANAEGGQPVDNFLGVAQTPLMLARRRGDTPIVQVLLDAGARDTVTPVRRSKSAERTAAAPLSPAAAIQRALPALVRTAEESVSTFRRHASRQVCVSCHQQQLPLAAISLAASHQFTTDTTVERHQLDLLTQFISSTPITLADPRFTALEMNLESTFHPEPAISDGYTSLHFQLARQPATEDTDALVHHLAAIQNPDGRWSWNLPRPPIQASDITATAQALHTIRSYPIPAQRKELEARVNLARSWLMKAEPETNEERVHQLLGLAWAGEKPGALRRIAEELIRQQRADGGWGQLAGLDSDAYGTGQSLYALMDGARVPADHPAVLRGIDFLVRTQLSDGTWHVRSRAHPFQPPMDSGFPHGRDGWISAAGTSWAVMALAISLDPAQGPTTTSPAIANVAAPAIAVVSPGDTAPPIEFSRHIQPLIERSCLACHSGERPKGGFTMSDRAALLKGGNRGEPVVVPGKPDEGQLIHLVQDEVEDLEMPPLAKRGNYPALTKDETARLRAWIDQGAHWPEGLTLRASGK is encoded by the coding sequence ATGAACTCACTCACCGCAACCGCACTGATCGGATGGCTCGCCTGTTCCTCGCTTCTGGCGGCAGGACCGGGGACGGAAGGCGCCGCCCTCTTTCAAGCCATCCGTGAGGGTGATTCCGCGGCGGTCCGGAAATTGTTGAAAGCCGGCGTGGACCTGCGATCGCGCAACGATACCGGCGACACACCGCTCATGATCGCCGCACTTTATGCCGACGCCGCCATTCTGGAGCTTCTTCTCACGGCGGGCGCCGATGTGAACGTGACGAATGCAGCCGGTGCGACGCCCCTGATGCGCGCGGCGACGTTCCAAGACAAGGCGCGCCGGCTCGTAGAGGCCGGGGCCGATGCGGGCGCACGTTCCGCGATGGGCAATACCGCGCTGATCCTCGCCGCCCGCCAGCATGGCAACGCCGCCACCGTGAAGCTCCTGCTCGATCGAGGTGCAGACCCGAACGCGACGAATGCCTTCGGCGCATCAGCGCTCCTGGCCGCTGTCGCGGCGGAGGATCTGGAGGTCACGCGCCTGCTGCTCGACCACGGGGCGGACGTGAACGCCGTGCCGGCCATGAGTGAGGATGGTTTCCTCTGGGGTGGCGCCCGCACGGCGCTCGGGTGGGCTGCGTTTCGAGGCCACGAACCGCTGGTCAGACTGCTCCTCGAGCGTGGCGCGCGGGTGGACGATCTGGCCATCGCGGGCAGTGCCCTCACACAGGCCGGTTGGGCTGGACACGCGGGCGTCGCGCGGTTCCTGCTCGACGCTGGCGCGCCGGTGGATCAGCGCGACCTGATTGCCAACTACACGCCCCTGCACTGGGCGGCTTCGTCGGAGCATGCCTCGACCGCGTTGGTCGAGCTGTTGCTGGCCCGCGGAGCGGATGCGAATGCGGAAGGCGGACAGCCCGTGGACAATTTTCTCGGCGTGGCCCAGACCCCCCTCATGCTGGCCCGCAGACGTGGTGACACTCCGATTGTGCAAGTGCTGCTTGACGCGGGTGCCAGGGACACGGTCACGCCAGTGCGCCGGAGCAAGTCCGCCGAGAGGACCGCTGCCGCGCCGCTCTCCCCTGCCGCCGCCATTCAGCGCGCCTTGCCCGCCCTGGTCAGAACGGCGGAAGAATCCGTGTCCACCTTCCGGCGTCACGCGAGCCGTCAGGTTTGCGTCTCGTGTCATCAGCAACAACTCCCGCTGGCCGCGATCAGCCTCGCGGCCTCGCACCAGTTCACGACCGATACGACCGTGGAACGGCACCAGCTCGATCTGCTGACGCAGTTCATCTCGTCCACGCCCATCACCTTGGCCGACCCGCGTTTCACGGCCTTGGAGATGAACCTGGAGTCCACGTTCCATCCGGAGCCGGCGATTTCGGATGGTTATACCAGCCTGCATTTCCAACTCGCCCGACAGCCCGCCACCGAGGACACCGACGCCCTGGTGCATCACCTGGCTGCCATCCAGAATCCGGATGGCCGTTGGAGCTGGAACCTACCGCGCCCGCCCATCCAGGCCAGTGACATCACGGCCACCGCGCAGGCGCTTCATACCATCCGGTCTTATCCGATCCCGGCGCAAAGAAAGGAACTGGAGGCGCGCGTCAACCTCGCCCGTTCCTGGCTGATGAAGGCCGAACCTGAAACCAATGAGGAACGTGTCCATCAGTTGCTCGGCCTGGCCTGGGCCGGCGAGAAACCGGGCGCGTTGCGGAGGATTGCGGAGGAACTGATCCGACAACAACGCGCTGACGGCGGCTGGGGACAATTGGCCGGGTTGGACAGTGACGCTTACGGCACCGGTCAATCGCTCTATGCGCTGATGGACGGAGCCCGGGTCCCGGCGGACCATCCGGCCGTGCTTCGTGGGATTGACTTCCTGGTCCGCACGCAACTCTCCGACGGAACCTGGCACGTCCGCTCCCGCGCTCATCCGTTCCAGCCGCCGATGGATAGCGGCTTCCCCCACGGTCGGGACGGTTGGATCTCCGCCGCCGGGACCAGTTGGGCGGTGATGGCGTTGGCCATCTCGCTCGATCCGGCGCAAGGGCCGACAACAACATCACCCGCGATCGCGAACGTGGCGGCGCCGGCAATTGCCGTCGTTTCGCCCGGTGACACCGCGCCGCCCATCGAGTTCTCCAGACACATCCAACCCTTGATCGAGCGTTCGTGCCTGGCGTGTCACAGCGGGGAAAGACCCAAGGGCGGTTTCACGATGAGCGATCGGGCCGCACTGCTGAAGGGCGGCAATCGCGGTGAGCCGGTCGTTGTTCCTGGCAAACCCGACGAAGGCCAGCTGATCCATTTGGTGCAGGACGAGGTGGAGGATCTGGAAATGCCGCCTCTTGCGAAGCGCGGGAACTATCCTGCCCTGACGAAGGACGAGACGGCGCGCCTTCGCGCCTGGATTGACCAGGGCGCCCATTGGCCCGAGGGCCTGACCCTCCGGGCTTCCGGGAAGTGA
- a CDS encoding aldehyde dehydrogenase family protein, giving the protein MSEFTQILERVDRGDPEAAAGFSPIVYEELRRLAAQKMAREAAGHTLQPTALVHEAWMRLVGGDAPTFHNRAHFFGAAAEAMRRILVEHARRRLAAKRGAGVQVIDLDGLDLPSPVAADVAEASRTAKAAQSAWAALPPKARGDVLRKFASLCERHVEEISRWIVRGTGSIPPKGPFEVMTSAREAIEIAALTGQPVGHMNDTEYGLVASIFTADQARAMRVAAQLKTGIVHINDQTINHEVFGPIGGMGASGNGARSGGPSIMDEYSQWQWITVNEKVPAYPF; this is encoded by the coding sequence TTGAGCGAGTTCACCCAAATCCTGGAACGCGTGGACCGTGGCGATCCCGAAGCTGCGGCGGGATTTTCCCCCATCGTTTACGAAGAACTCCGCCGTCTGGCAGCGCAGAAGATGGCCCGTGAAGCCGCTGGCCACACGCTCCAGCCCACCGCCCTCGTCCACGAGGCCTGGATGCGGTTGGTCGGCGGAGATGCCCCGACGTTTCACAATCGCGCGCATTTCTTCGGTGCGGCTGCCGAGGCGATGCGTCGCATTCTGGTCGAACACGCCCGGCGAAGACTGGCGGCCAAACGCGGCGCCGGGGTCCAGGTCATCGACCTGGATGGACTCGACCTTCCCTCTCCCGTCGCCGCCGATGTGGCTGAGGCGTCCAGGACCGCCAAGGCAGCCCAGAGCGCCTGGGCCGCGCTGCCGCCGAAGGCGCGGGGCGATGTCCTGCGCAAATTTGCGAGCCTCTGCGAGCGGCATGTCGAGGAGATCAGCCGTTGGATTGTGCGAGGGACCGGTTCGATTCCGCCCAAGGGGCCGTTCGAAGTCATGACCTCCGCGCGCGAGGCCATCGAAATCGCGGCGCTCACGGGCCAGCCCGTCGGACATATGAACGACACCGAGTACGGCCTGGTCGCCTCGATCTTCACAGCCGACCAGGCACGTGCCATGCGGGTGGCCGCGCAGCTCAAGACGGGCATCGTTCACATCAACGACCAGACCATCAACCACGAGGTGTTCGGCCCCATTGGCGGGATGGGCGCATCGGGGAATGGCGCCCGCTCCGGCGGCCCCTCGATCATGGACGAATACAGTCAGTGGCAATGGATCACGGTGAACGAAAAGGTCCCGGCCTATCCCTTCTGA
- a CDS encoding Dam family site-specific DNA-(adenine-N6)-methyltransferase: MKTTVPPLKCQGIKTKLVPWIREVAGEGFRRWIEPFMGSGVVGFNMHPKVAVFADSNPHIINFYSAIQAQRITPTVVRDFLKGEGQLLRNADDAGYAHYRLVRDRFNELGSELDFLFLSRAGFNGMMRFSKKGNWNIPFCKKPDRFAPSYITKIANQVAWVGKAMRPTWSFQCCDYSEIIGQAEVGDLIYCDPPYLGRHTDYYNSWTEDDERRLSQALSETKARFIVSSWHHNDFRENIAIQKYWRSFNILTRDHFYHSGPKEENRRSIVEALICNFDCGAFDSHNHGIKKKPQQLALLDIGAS, from the coding sequence ATGAAGACTACGGTTCCTCCGCTGAAGTGCCAGGGCATAAAAACGAAGCTCGTCCCGTGGATCCGGGAAGTCGCAGGGGAAGGATTCAGACGATGGATAGAGCCCTTCATGGGAAGCGGTGTGGTGGGATTCAACATGCATCCCAAGGTTGCGGTGTTTGCTGATTCGAACCCGCATATTATCAATTTCTACTCGGCTATCCAGGCTCAACGGATCACCCCAACGGTCGTGAGAGACTTCCTCAAGGGGGAAGGCCAACTTTTGCGAAACGCTGACGATGCGGGCTATGCTCACTACCGGCTTGTTCGAGACCGATTCAATGAGTTGGGTTCTGAGTTGGACTTTCTATTTCTATCGCGCGCAGGGTTTAACGGAATGATGAGGTTTTCCAAGAAGGGGAATTGGAACATTCCGTTTTGCAAGAAGCCAGATCGCTTCGCCCCCTCATACATCACCAAAATTGCCAATCAGGTTGCTTGGGTTGGTAAGGCTATGCGACCCACCTGGAGCTTTCAATGTTGCGATTACAGCGAAATCATCGGTCAGGCTGAAGTCGGTGATTTGATCTATTGTGATCCGCCATACCTTGGTCGCCACACGGACTACTACAATAGTTGGACTGAGGATGATGAGCGCCGATTGTCGCAGGCATTGTCGGAGACTAAAGCGCGGTTTATTGTCTCCTCATGGCATCACAATGACTTCAGAGAAAACATTGCCATTCAGAAATATTGGAGGAGTTTCAATATTCTGACTCGCGATCATTTCTATCATTCGGGTCCTAAAGAGGAGAACCGACGCTCAATAGTCGAAGCGCTGATATGCAACTTCGATTGTGGTGCATTCGACTCCCACAATCACGGGATCAAGAAGAAGCCACAGCAACTCGCTCTACTTGACATCGGTGCGAGCTAA
- a CDS encoding EcoRV family type II restriction endonuclease → MTKEAFLDALQGETDRFAKAVATDEGQWIIKGFIDVHKRIYTISVDTKIVSKVLELLLFPMFAEFGKKHGLRLDLSPQQNFYPDISFVDETTGAKFAVDVKSTYRTGADTVNGMTLGAFTGYFRNRKSTKNTRYAYGDYTGHFVLGVIYTQCLEAIDERAVYMLDDLEKIPSVIHSFRFFAQPKYKLAVGRPGSGNTKNIGSCQKISELVNGTGPFSVLGEDVYDDYWMYYLTKDMAKALEIERPYTSIKTYLEYKTKGIESLTQHEDEIKKLGEDEPGDEEA, encoded by the coding sequence ATGACGAAGGAAGCCTTCCTCGACGCCCTGCAAGGGGAAACCGATCGGTTCGCCAAAGCCGTAGCGACAGACGAAGGTCAGTGGATCATCAAGGGGTTTATCGATGTCCATAAGCGCATCTATACCATCTCGGTTGACACCAAAATCGTCTCGAAGGTTTTGGAGCTTCTGCTTTTTCCAATGTTCGCAGAATTCGGCAAGAAACACGGACTGCGCTTGGATCTATCGCCTCAGCAGAATTTCTACCCGGACATTTCATTTGTTGACGAAACCACTGGCGCGAAGTTCGCGGTCGATGTGAAAAGCACTTACCGCACAGGAGCTGATACCGTCAATGGAATGACCTTGGGCGCCTTTACGGGTTACTTCCGCAATCGTAAGAGCACTAAGAATACCCGGTACGCATACGGTGATTACACCGGTCACTTCGTTCTTGGAGTTATCTATACCCAGTGCCTCGAAGCGATTGATGAACGCGCAGTTTACATGTTGGATGATCTAGAGAAGATTCCATCGGTGATTCATTCCTTTAGGTTTTTCGCTCAACCAAAATACAAACTCGCGGTTGGTCGCCCTGGGAGCGGGAATACCAAGAACATTGGATCGTGCCAAAAAATATCCGAACTGGTTAATGGAACAGGGCCCTTCAGCGTCCTGGGCGAGGATGTCTACGACGACTATTGGATGTACTATCTCACCAAAGACATGGCCAAAGCGCTGGAGATCGAGCGGCCTTACACATCTATCAAGACCTATCTGGAATATAAGACGAAGGGAATCGAGTCTTTAACTCAGCATGAAGACGAAATAAAAAAGTTGGGCGAAGACGAACCCGGAGATGAAGAAGCATGA
- a CDS encoding tyrosine-type recombinase/integrase: MSLELRKSSKWWYGVFMENGQKTIVNLKVPIAGKRPPKRTMQGDDEFEQSRGMALAAYDLLARKMRDDRTGEKTLQKLAEMKTGREVTFPKLAELADWWAKIPRRKTPDERYALQVRLRLKRFAEFVAEHQKGATEFIEVKPATAQAFMDAEADRNVSPKTWNDTLKLLRATFKHLHPQLADGSNPFHGLVTKASETVNREPFSVEELKAIVDTCAGDDFIRPIIVTGMCTAMRRGDCCLLKWADVDLKAGFLSVETAKTGERVDIPIFPMLAEELHRAKAKAGKSEFCFPEAAQMYQNNPDGITWRVKQVIARALESMAKPDAPALPPPASAEEVRTRVDAYLTKLGESKRAVRLRAVFDAYAAGAPLGEVMAATGFSRGAVSNYLNELERETGTSIVRGNRRAPKTDALQEEREVGLRRASLHDFHSFRVTWITLALAAGVPLELVQRVTGHRTVEVVMKHYFRPGREDFRQVLVKAMPKMLGVGERHSAKDEMRAIIQQMTPKNCRDAKSRLLELLDTI, translated from the coding sequence ATGAGCCTTGAACTCAGAAAATCCAGCAAGTGGTGGTACGGCGTGTTCATGGAGAACGGCCAGAAGACCATCGTCAACCTGAAGGTCCCCATCGCCGGCAAGCGACCGCCGAAGCGCACGATGCAGGGGGACGACGAGTTCGAGCAATCCCGCGGCATGGCCCTGGCCGCCTACGACCTACTGGCCCGGAAGATGCGCGACGACCGCACCGGCGAGAAGACCCTCCAGAAACTGGCCGAGATGAAGACCGGCCGGGAGGTCACCTTCCCCAAGCTCGCCGAACTCGCCGACTGGTGGGCCAAGATCCCGCGTCGGAAGACCCCGGACGAACGGTACGCCCTCCAAGTCCGGCTCCGGTTGAAGCGGTTCGCCGAGTTCGTCGCCGAGCACCAGAAGGGCGCCACGGAGTTCATCGAGGTGAAGCCGGCCACAGCCCAGGCGTTCATGGATGCCGAGGCCGACCGGAACGTGTCGCCAAAGACGTGGAACGACACGCTCAAGCTCCTGCGGGCGACCTTCAAACACCTCCACCCCCAACTGGCGGACGGCAGCAATCCCTTCCACGGGCTCGTCACGAAGGCCTCCGAGACGGTCAACCGCGAGCCGTTCTCCGTCGAGGAACTGAAGGCCATCGTCGACACCTGCGCCGGGGACGACTTCATCCGGCCGATCATCGTCACCGGAATGTGTACGGCGATGCGCCGCGGCGACTGCTGCCTCCTGAAGTGGGCCGACGTGGACCTGAAGGCCGGCTTCCTCTCTGTCGAGACCGCCAAGACCGGCGAGCGCGTCGACATCCCCATCTTCCCGATGCTCGCGGAAGAACTGCACCGGGCGAAGGCCAAGGCCGGCAAATCGGAGTTCTGCTTCCCGGAAGCCGCCCAGATGTACCAGAACAACCCGGATGGCATCACGTGGCGGGTCAAGCAGGTGATCGCCCGGGCGCTGGAGTCGATGGCGAAGCCAGACGCCCCCGCGCTGCCGCCGCCCGCATCGGCAGAGGAGGTGCGGACCCGGGTCGACGCATACCTGACCAAGCTCGGCGAATCGAAGCGCGCCGTCAGGCTCCGCGCCGTGTTCGACGCGTACGCGGCCGGCGCCCCGCTGGGCGAGGTCATGGCAGCAACAGGGTTCAGTCGCGGCGCGGTCTCGAACTACCTGAACGAGCTCGAACGCGAGACCGGCACCTCGATCGTGCGAGGCAACCGGAGAGCGCCAAAGACCGATGCCCTGCAGGAGGAACGCGAAGTGGGCCTGCGGCGCGCCTCGCTGCACGACTTCCACAGCTTCCGAGTCACCTGGATCACGCTCGCCCTGGCCGCCGGGGTTCCCCTTGAGCTCGTGCAACGGGTCACCGGGCATCGGACCGTCGAAGTAGTGATGAAGCATTACTTCCGTCCCGGACGGGAGGACTTCCGCCAGGTCCTCGTCAAGGCGATGCCCAAAATGCTCGGTGTCGGAGAGCGCCACTCCGCGAAAGACGAAATGAGAGCGATCATCCAGCAAATGACCCCAAAGAATTGTCGGGACGCGAAATCCCGACTTCTCGAGCTGCTGGACACGATCTGA